In Allocoprobacillus halotolerans, a genomic segment contains:
- a CDS encoding glycoside hydrolase family 1 protein codes for MSFPKDFLWGGAVAANQCEGAYLEDGKGLCVPDMLLGGDVNTPRTFLPKTDPTAFYPSHEAVDFYHHYKEDIALFAKMGWNVFRLSINWGRIFPNGDDEEPNEAGLAFYDKVFDECHKHGMEPLVTLCHYEIPWNIVTKYNGFTDRRVIDLFVKYATTCFERYKDKVKYWLTFNEINIACMGEGGIGNLYGLGMMDPEDVNADHRIPLTELKSNDQKMFEALHNEFVASALAVKAGHEINPDFMIGNMIAHTTVYPLTPNPKDVLAAYDEDDYKNNFCGDVQVRGEYPSFMWRYFKEHGIDTSFITEEDQKILKEGTVDFYTFSYYQSNCITVDKNAQMTKGNMTVGAKNPYLEASDWGWQIDPDGLRYTLKLLNGRYPHTPLMIVENGLGAFDKVEEDGSIHDDYRIAYLRPHIAAMKEAIEDGVPLIGYTTWGPIDLVSAGTGQYAKRYGFIYVDRHDDGTGDFSRSRKDSFYWYKKVIESKGEDLD; via the coding sequence ATGAGTTTTCCTAAAGATTTTTTATGGGGTGGAGCTGTTGCTGCCAACCAATGTGAAGGAGCCTATTTAGAAGATGGTAAAGGGCTATGTGTACCAGATATGTTATTAGGTGGAGATGTCAATACACCAAGAACATTCTTGCCAAAAACTGATCCAACAGCTTTTTATCCAAGTCATGAAGCTGTCGATTTCTATCATCATTACAAAGAAGATATCGCATTATTTGCCAAAATGGGATGGAATGTATTTAGACTTTCTATTAACTGGGGAAGAATCTTTCCTAATGGAGATGATGAAGAACCAAATGAAGCAGGATTAGCATTCTATGATAAAGTTTTTGATGAATGTCATAAACATGGAATGGAACCATTAGTGACATTATGCCATTATGAAATCCCATGGAACATTGTTACAAAATATAATGGTTTTACTGATCGTCGTGTGATTGATTTATTTGTGAAATATGCGACAACTTGCTTTGAACGTTATAAAGATAAAGTAAAATACTGGTTAACATTCAATGAAATCAATATTGCTTGTATGGGTGAAGGTGGGATTGGAAATCTCTATGGATTAGGAATGATGGATCCAGAAGATGTTAATGCTGATCATCGTATACCATTAACTGAACTTAAATCAAATGATCAAAAAATGTTTGAGGCTTTACATAATGAATTTGTTGCCAGTGCATTGGCAGTTAAAGCAGGGCATGAAATCAATCCTGATTTTATGATTGGAAATATGATTGCACATACAACAGTTTATCCATTAACACCAAATCCAAAAGATGTGTTAGCTGCTTATGATGAAGATGATTATAAAAATAATTTCTGTGGAGATGTACAGGTTAGAGGAGAATATCCTTCATTTATGTGGCGTTATTTTAAAGAACATGGTATTGATACTTCATTTATTACTGAAGAAGATCAAAAGATTCTAAAAGAAGGAACAGTTGATTTCTATACTTTCTCTTATTATCAATCAAATTGTATTACAGTTGATAAGAATGCTCAAATGACGAAAGGAAATATGACAGTTGGTGCAAAGAATCCATATCTTGAAGCATCTGACTGGGGATGGCAAATTGATCCTGATGGATTACGTTATACATTAAAATTGTTAAATGGACGTTATCCACATACACCATTAATGATTGTTGAAAATGGTTTAGGAGCATTTGATAAAGTAGAAGAAGATGGATCTATTCATGATGATTATCGTATTGCATATTTAAGACCTCATATTGCAGCAATGAAAGAAGCAATTGAAGATGGTGTACCATTAATTGGTTATACAACTTGGGGACCTATTGATTTGGTTTCAGCAGGAACAGGACAATATGCAAAACGTTATGGATTTATTTATGTTGATAGACATGATGATGGTACAGGAGATTTCTCAAGAAGTCGTAAAGATTCATTCTATTGGTATAAAAAAGTTATTGAATCAAAAGGGGAAGATTTAGATTAA
- a CDS encoding PTS sugar transporter subunit IIB: MMKIMLACSAGMSTSLLVTRMQKAAQDRGLEAKIWAISETALTTEYAADPCDVLLIGPQVRFRLNSIKDQVNHAIPVDVIDMRTYGMMDGSKVLDQALKMLEDWKK; encoded by the coding sequence ATGATGAAAATCATGTTAGCATGTAGTGCAGGAATGTCAACAAGCTTACTTGTAACTAGAATGCAAAAAGCTGCACAGGATAGAGGTTTAGAAGCAAAAATTTGGGCTATAAGTGAAACTGCTCTTACAACTGAATATGCTGCTGATCCATGCGATGTTTTACTTATCGGACCTCAAGTTCGTTTCCGTTTAAATTCTATCAAAGATCAAGTGAACCATGCCATTCCTGTGGATGTTATTGACATGCGTACTTATGGTATGATGGATGGATCTAAAGTTCTAGATCAAGCTTTAAAAATGCTAGAAGACTGGAAAAAATAA